The Fodinibius salicampi DNA window GGCTATTACATCGCCTTCATCTGTTTCGCGGACCACGGGTCGTTTTTCAATGACTCCTGTTCCAATAATAGCTACCTGCGGTTGGTTAATAATAGGCGTGCCCATCAGGTTGCCTACACTTCCATAATTCGTAAGCGTAATAGTACCGCCTACCAGATCATCGGGACTCAAATTCTTATTACGCGCTTTCACAGCAAGATCGTTTACGGCTTTCGAGAGACCAACCAGGTTTTTCTCCTGGGCCTGTTTAATAACCGGCACAATCAGTCCGCCTTTACCGCCTTCGCCCAGCGCAACAGCCAGACCAAAGTTAATATCCTTCTTCAGCAGAATCTGATCGTTTTCAGTATCCACCGAGCTATTGATGAGCGGGAATTCCCGTATTGCCTGAATCATTTTCTCAATAAACAGAGGCGTAAAGGTAAGTTTCACGCCCGCTCGTTCCTTAAATTCTTCCTTATGTTCGTTTCTCCAGCGGACTAGGTTCGTGACATCCACTTCGGCAAAGGTAGTTACATGAGCAGATGTTTGCTTGGAGCGAACCATATGCTCCGCAATCATCTTGCGCATGCGGTCCATCTTAATGGTTTCTACATTATCGGAAGGTCGCTGTATATCCAGTTCGCCTGCCGAAATTGACCGCTGCTTACCTTCAACCGGAGCTTGTTTCTCTGCGGGAGCGGCTTTTTGGGGTTCCCCTTGTTCCTTTTCTTTAGCTGGCTCCTCCGTTTTACCAGCTTTGCGATCTTCGAGGTATTGCATAATATCCTCTTTGGAAACACGTCCGCCCTGACCCGATCCTTTAATGCTTTCGAGTTCTTCCTGGGAAATACCCTCTTCTTTAGCAATAGACCGAACCAATGGAGAATAAAACCGTCCGTCACTTCCGATACGCTGAGGTTCCGTCCCTTCTCCTTCAGATGAGGATGTACCGTTTGTGCTTTTTCCGGAATCAGCTACGGAAGCGGGCTCTTGAACTTCGCTTTCCTCCTCTGTGGTTTCTGACTTTGTTTCGGTATCTGTCGCAGAAGCCACTTTACCGGTAGCAATCACAGCAATCGTTTGTCCCACTTCAATAGTTTCTCCCTCTTCAGCCAAAATCTCAACCAGCGTTCCGGCCTGTGGAGAAGGAACCTCCGTATCTACTTTGTCCGTAGAAATTTCGAGCAGTGTTTCATCCTCTTCTACTTGATCACCAATATTTTTACTCCATTCGATGACCGTTCCCTCCATAACAGATTCACCCATTTTAGGCATCTGTACTTCCACCCGTTCTCCTTCTTCGGTATCGGCATCTTCATCATCATTACTATCAACAGCCGTCGCCTCTTCAGTTTCAGCCTCTTCTTCTGCTTGTCCTTCATCATCTTCAGCTTCTTTTGATTGAGGCTGCTCATCTGTATCTGTTTGTTCCTCACCAGCCCCCGAGGTATCTGCTGCATCCGGATCGGTTTCAATAACCGCAATCACCTGTCCGACTTCAATAGTTTCCTCTTCCTCGGCCAAAATCTCCACGAGAATTCCAGATGTGGGAGAGGGGACCTCTGTATCTACTTTATCGGTGGCAATTTCAAGGAGGGTTTCATCTTCTTTTACTTCATCACCGATGCTTTTGGACCACTCGATGACGGTTCCTTCCATCACGGATTCGCCCATCTGGGGCATTTCTACTTCAACTCGGGCCATCGTTACTCAGATTAGATCGTTATTATTAAGTAAATTTTTAAACAAAAAGGCTGATTTATATATGCTGATTAAGCAGCCCTCAAAGATCATAATAAATGCACTCACATCAAAATACAGACTCTGCTTCTACGAAAGATCGTATTCGATTTTAAATTTTATTTATTCTGCCAACAACTCTTCAATTCGCGGTTTTAATTCTTTGAGTGTTACGGCGCCAACTGCAAAGTACCGCAAATTCCTTTCCTTGCCAATTATATAGGTAGTCGGGATACCCATGGTCGGGCCATATTTATCCATAATTCTTCCATCATCAATAACCATGGGATAGTTCACCTCATACTTTTCCATAAAGGGATCAACCACTGATCGGCCCTGCTCATCGATTGAAACACCTAATACTACCAAACCCTGATCACGATATTCCGAATACAAATCTACCAGCTCCGGCGTTTCTTCACGGCAAGGTGCACACCAGGTCGCCCAAATATTCATAAGTACCACTTTTCCCTTTTGATCAGAAAGCTGAAAGGATTCCCCATTGACGAGCTCTACTGAAAAGTCTTGTGCCCGGGCTTCGTTTTGAGCGGCATAAAGTGGAGCCGAAGCCGAATCTAACCGTTTGGCCTGTTCGGTTTTTCCGATATTTGCTCCTTCACTGCCAGAATTATCAGATGAACAACCCCATACAGTAAACAGAGTCAATAAAAAGATAATGAGTGGGATATGCTGTCGAAGATACATATTCAATCTATAATCTAATCTATGGTTTCATCAATAACTTGCGTAGGTCCCGCTGCTGTCCTCACTAAAGATGATAACATCATATGACTCAACCCGATTCCCCTGCTCCATACCCGGAGAGCCGATAGGCATACCCGGCACGGCAAGTCCAATAGCATCCGGACGTTCATCCAGCATTTTTTTTACCTCTTTGGCCGGCACATGCCCCTCAACCACATAGCCGCCAACTACGGCAGTATGACAGGATCCCATATTGTAAGGCACTCCCAAATCCGCTTTTATTCCCAGCAATTCACTCGTTGGTTTTTCGGTAACATTCAAGCCGGCCGCCTCCATATGATCTCCCCAGGCCGTACAGCATTGACAACCGGGATTTTTATACATCACTACCTGGTTATCTGATTGGCCCTGCATTGCGGACTGCTGTTCGTAATAATTGGCGATGATATACCAAATAGCTCCACCGGCTATGATGATAATAGCTGCAGCGTAGGTTATAAATCGGGAAGGCTTCATAAAATTAAGTTACTAATATTTAATGGATAACATTATCAAAGATAAGAATTCTTCGGGTCGATTAGAACTCCAAAATAGACTCTTTATTCTGCAAGAAATGAGTCCTCATTTTATTTATCTGATTTACTTTGAGCCATCTTTGCCCAAAAATAACGTATACAATATTAGAAACCTTTTAATTAGTGACTATATCATGAAGACATCTATAGATAATGCAATCAAGCGTCAAGGAAAGGAATATACGTTATTTTTCTTACTCCTATCATTAGCCATATTCCCTATCACGACTGCATGCTCAAATTCAACGGGTTCGGAGCCTGATACTGAACAGCTTACA harbors:
- the sucB gene encoding 2-oxoglutarate dehydrogenase, E2 component, dihydrolipoamide succinyltransferase — encoded protein: MARVEVEMPQMGESVMEGTVIEWSKSIGDEVKEDETLLEIATDKVDTEVPSPTSGILVEILAEEEETIEVGQVIAVIETDPDAADTSGAGEEQTDTDEQPQSKEAEDDEGQAEEEAETEEATAVDSNDDEDADTEEGERVEVQMPKMGESVMEGTVIEWSKNIGDQVEEDETLLEISTDKVDTEVPSPQAGTLVEILAEEGETIEVGQTIAVIATGKVASATDTETKSETTEEESEVQEPASVADSGKSTNGTSSSEGEGTEPQRIGSDGRFYSPLVRSIAKEEGISQEELESIKGSGQGGRVSKEDIMQYLEDRKAGKTEEPAKEKEQGEPQKAAPAEKQAPVEGKQRSISAGELDIQRPSDNVETIKMDRMRKMIAEHMVRSKQTSAHVTTFAEVDVTNLVRWRNEHKEEFKERAGVKLTFTPLFIEKMIQAIREFPLINSSVDTENDQILLKKDINFGLAVALGEGGKGGLIVPVIKQAQEKNLVGLSKAVNDLAVKARNKNLSPDDLVGGTITLTNYGSVGNLMGTPIINQPQVAIIGTGVIEKRPVVRETDEGDVIAIRHMMYLSMSYDHRIVDGAHGGAFLNRVKQLLEDFDTDRAV
- a CDS encoding TlpA disulfide reductase family protein, with the translated sequence MYLRQHIPLIIFLLTLFTVWGCSSDNSGSEGANIGKTEQAKRLDSASAPLYAAQNEARAQDFSVELVNGESFQLSDQKGKVVLMNIWATWCAPCREETPELVDLYSEYRDQGLVVLGVSIDEQGRSVVDPFMEKYEVNYPMVIDDGRIMDKYGPTMGIPTTYIIGKERNLRYFAVGAVTLKELKPRIEELLAE
- a CDS encoding DUF411 domain-containing protein, with the protein product MKPSRFITYAAAIIIIAGGAIWYIIANYYEQQSAMQGQSDNQVVMYKNPGCQCCTAWGDHMEAAGLNVTEKPTSELLGIKADLGVPYNMGSCHTAVVGGYVVEGHVPAKEVKKMLDERPDAIGLAVPGMPIGSPGMEQGNRVESYDVIIFSEDSSGTYASY